From the Cryptosporidium parvum Iowa II chromosome 2, whole genome shotgun sequence genome, one window contains:
- a CDS encoding dynactin subunit p62 encodes MHSSNVFYLVNGENHDLINCYYCESCNKLISQEEVKIEVDTYFCPSCLENVPSSEAFSRNFRCINCHDCPKCMATISTNKLDLGPEIDENNGRIMQHSYNCGFCHFSLNVNLEMDAGNETDEKTMNESNDENNKLHIHKQNDSLFLQESNYLSLIIDKVKNSAYKHFNTNISSETKQLNNLNDEQSELNLSLRILEEKQKTSASLREKNIWLNSDKMKYLSNIRELLPTCLKKNDLSYRQYINNPDIINSVYLSLRANSNSQTKLCPYMKKLSVQISKRCMACKRLVIKPQLNPLSQPPFRVNLSANLFFPNFRIVSIKDNSSGDRSFTKIIKIRTENLMDRQVRIDFLPERDQNEQLSIENSKVYSIFKIEPKSFTLEPKWDPLLEQQSQQSNSFAHERRSRNRKYLDVFIFESADIRDKIELELTAFTNFQSPTGNESTVQIKLIGKANIQDENYTTN; translated from the coding sequence ATGCATAGTTCAAATGTATTTTATTTGGTAAATGGTGAAAATCATGATCTAATTAACTGCTATTATTGCGAATCATGTAATAAGTTAATATCTCAGGAAGAAGTAAAGATTGAAGTAGATACGTATTTTTGTCCTAGTTGTCTGGAAAATGTTCCTTCAAGCGAGGCATTTTCGAGAAATTTCAGATGTATTAATTGCCATGATTGCCCAAAATGTATGGCGACAATTTCTACGAATAAATTAGACTTAGGGCCTGAAATAGACGAAAACAATGGAAGAATTATGCAGCATTCTTACAATTGTGGATTTTGTCATTTTTCACTAAATGTAAATCTTGAAATGGATGCTGGGAATGAAACTGATGAAAAAACGATGAATGAAtctaatgatgaaaataacaaattGCATATACATAAACAAAATGACAGCCTTTTTTTACAGGAgtcaaattatttatctttaataattgataaagttaaaaattCAGCTTATAAACATTTCAACACTAATATCTCAAGCGAAAcaaaacaattaaataatcTAAATGATGAACAGAGTGAATTAAATCTTTCATTAAGAattttagaagaaaaacaaaaaacCTCAGCAAGTTTAagggaaaaaaatatatggCTCAATTCTGATAAAATGAAATACCTTTCAAATATCAGAGAGTTGCTTCCGACTTgcttaaagaaaaatgatttatCTTATAGacaatatataaataatccagatattattaattcagtTTATCTATCATTGAGAGCAAACTCAAATAGCCAAACAAAACTATGTCCTTATATGAAAAAGTTGTCAGTACAAATATCCAAAAGATGTATGGCATGCAAACGCCTTGTAATAAAGCCTCAATTGAATCCACTATCTCAGCCACCATTTAGAGTGAACTTGAGTGCAAACCTGTTCTTTCCAAATTTCAGAATAGTTTCAATCAAGGATAATTCATCCGGCGATCGATCttttacaaaaattattaaaattaggACTGAAAATTTAATGGATAGACAGGTCAGGATTGATTTTCTGCCTGAAAGAGACCAGAATGAGCAACTATCAAtagaaaattcaaaagtatattcaattttcaaaatagaGCCGAAAAGCTTTACATTAGAACCTAAATGGGATCCGTTATTGGAACAACAATCTCAACAATCTAACAGTTTTGCCCATGAGAGACGAAGcagaaatagaaaatatttagaCGTGTTCATTTTTGAATCTGCTGATATTCGGGATAAGATAGAATTAGAACTGACTGCTTTTACAAATTTTCAATCTCCCACTGGGAACGAATCTACAGttcaaattaaattaattggCAAAGCAAATATTCAAGATGAAAACTATACAACTAATTAA
- a CDS encoding hypothetical protein (transcripts identified by EST) gives MDKGEPYGCRSKSVIKPEFKNFLYKPSIQKVNAIGNNVYICNFHGWKGGRNSQKCPECVEIEKKIMERLSHTKFKNVAGIDYIEGTNTLEGMRIWLRCNMGHKLIYAMKDISRGCRVCSSEKYLSPKYRNNAIKLDIKKEEEYRRKQGELIAEAKQIFEMKSNTNSGNQNIDLEVQECIDNHPNISYETAYALTYILKFGYEPYKLFQVPNIITSENKVSILKRINTYFRTQARLIHPDKSDHPRSADAFHILSNAYNQIKNYLENKV, from the coding sequence ATGGATAAGGGCGAGCCTTATGGGTGTAGAAGTAAGTCGGTAATTAAAccagaatttaaaaattttctaTACAAACCGAGCATTCAAAAGGTAAATGCAATTGGAAATAATGTATATATTTGTAACTTTCATGGCTGGAAAGGGGGAAGGAATTCTCAGAAATGTCCAGAGTGTGTAgaaattgagaaaaaaattatggAAAGATTGTCTCATACAAAGTTTAAAAATGTTGCTGGAATAGATTATATTGAAGGTACGAATACTCTCGAAGGAATGAGAATTTGGTTAAGGTGTAATATGGGCCACAAACTTATATATGCTATGAAAGATATATCAAGAGGGTGTAGAGTATGCTCTTCTGAGAAGTACTTGTCACctaaatatagaaataatgcaataaaattagatataaaaaaagaggaaGAATATCGTAGGAAACAAGGAGAACTCATTGCTGAAGCTAAACAGATATTCGAGATGAAATCTAATACTAATAGTGGGAATCAGAATATTGACTTGGAAGTTCAGGAATGTATTGATAACCACCCGAATATCTCTTATGAAACCGCATATGCGTTGACATATATTCTAAAGTTTGGATACGAACCATACAAACTATTTCAAGTACCAAATATAATAACAtcagaaaataaagtatCTATtctaaaaagaattaatactTATTTTCGTACACAGGCAAGATTGATTCACCCTGATAAAAGTGATCATCCAAGATCTGCTGATGCATTTCATATTCTTTCTAATGCatataatcaaattaaaaattacttGGAAAATAAggtataa